GCTGGAGATACATTTTTCACCGGCGCCGAGGACGCCCATGTGTCCACCAAGGCAGGCGCCGCAGGTCGCGGTCGAAACAACACACCCGGCATCGGCAAAAATTTCAAGCAATCCTTCGCGCAGGGCCTGCCGCCAGATATCGCTGGTGGCCGGAACGACCATGGTTCGTGTGCCCTTGGCGACGGTACGGCCTTTCAGAATCTGCGCCGCGATGCGGAGATCTTCAATCCGGGCGTTGGTACAGGAACCGATATATGCCTGGTCAACTTTGATCCCCATCGGTTCGACTTCACCGATAAACCGGCCATTGCTGGGCAGATGAGGCAAGGCCACGATGGGTTCCAGTTCGTCGGCCTGAATCCGAATGTTTTGAGTAAAGGTGGCATCCGGGTCAGAAGCAAAAATCTTAAATTCAGTCTGGCCACGTTCGGCCAGATAGGCTTTCGTCGTGGTATCTGCTGCGATGATGCCGGTCTTCCCACCGGCTTCAATTGCCATGTTGCAGAGCGTCATCCGGCTTTCCATTGACAGTCCGTCAATGGTTGAGCCGGTAAATTCCATGGCGGCGTAGCGCGCACCATCAACACCGATTTTGGAAATGATGTAGAGCATCAAATCCTTGGCATAAACCCCTTTCGGCAGTTCCCCTTCAAGCTCAAACCGAAGCGTTTCCGGCACCTTAAACCA
This genomic window from Acidobacteriota bacterium contains:
- a CDS encoding 3-isopropylmalate dehydratase large subunit — protein: MPAQPQTITEKLLAAHCGRETVQPGEIVNAEIDLVVAHEVTTPPAIKMLAKLGITKVFDPKRIVVTPDHFVPNKDIQTAQLTKELREWAIDQGIERYYELGNHGICHALIPEKGHILPGMTAVCADSHTTTLGAFGAFATGIGSTDLAAVLATGELWFKVPETLRFELEGELPKGVYAKDLMLYIISKIGVDGARYAAMEFTGSTIDGLSMESRMTLCNMAIEAGGKTGIIAADTTTKAYLAERGQTEFKIFASDPDATFTQNIRIQADELEPIVALPHLPSNGRFIGEVEPMGIKVDQAYIGSCTNARIEDLRIAAQILKGRTVAKGTRTMVVPATSDIWRQALREGLLEIFADAGCVVSTATCGACLGGHMGVLGAGEKCISSTNRNFVGRMGSPKSEVYLASPATVAASALTGVITDPRPFLNGFRVGR